Below is a window of Epinephelus fuscoguttatus linkage group LG12, E.fuscoguttatus.final_Chr_v1 DNA.
ttgaattttggcCCGTGTTGCAtccgctaacatggagggggcgttgattatgacctgtactgcagccagccaccaggggcgATCGAGATGCTTTGGCTTCACCTCTGGGGAGATGTCCATCTTTCTACGGTCTattgctgtgtctcaattcgagtacttccattagtacacttccatgtggCACACTGTGTACACTATGTACTTACTTGTGTGGTATTTGAATTTTGAcagcatttatttgttttttcttctttttaatggCAAATTGCAACCGGACTGAGATttaatgccaacatttgactGCAACTCTGCGACTGTCGCACACCAAAATATCTGCCAACCTGTTTGCTTGTtcaccagagctacagcagccGCTGCAGCTTCCTCGGCCGCCATTTTCACAAGTTaggtggtccctccccttctgctatGTAgacaagatggcgaccattgagggtaAAAATATCCAGAGATCCACACTGAACCTTTTGAGCGTTATGCGTACATCATCCGGGTATTTATACTGCACTGCATTTTGCCATATTTGCCAGTGTGAAAGCACAgcaagtgtaagtacagaagaaTATGAACTGAGACACAGCATACTGTTTAACTCTAAGATACTGCATTGATAACAACCAATCATCATCCTTTGCCAACGCATTAGGCTAATGTGATATATGATACAAGTCTCAAAACCTTTTAAACAATTTGTGCTGGCCAATTGAAATCTTAAGATAACGGAAggaatttcttttcttttgctcaagggcacctcagaaGCACAAACATTGAAATGCTTGTTTTAAGAATCATCTTCCTTATCAGTAAAATTGACCcagctgcaaaatgtcactctgaCATGATCTGAAGTGGTAACCCTCTGATGCCATTCATCACGCAGTATCACTGGTGACAAGGTTTATCTTCCAGACAGTGCTGTAAAGTGTGCATCATCAGTTATCTTCTGATGAAGGACATCACTGCAGATTTGACAACTATAGGCACTTCACCAGTAAAGTTTTAAAGTGGGCacaaaaactgtacattttggAATAATGTTTCATTCAAATTAGGCAGTATTAGGATGAAATTTGAAAATTGTTTAagagatgagagggagagacagcaaATCACTAAGCTCAATATTTAGTTGTCTCTCCATCGTACCCCTCTGTGATTTCCAGTCCAGCCTGTTGCTCAGTGTTCAAACTCAACACCATTTCTGCAGTGCGACATCAAGATGCAACAGCCAACTCCCTATTGTGACGTAACTTACCAACTACTCAAAGTGTGACTGCtacatgttaaaaaacaccACAACTAACCATCGGTCAAATGCAGTGCACAGCAATCATACTGCAAACCAGACGAATCAAAGGAAAAACTGCAAATTCTCATTTGCCGTTTAATATGGTGACACAACTATTTAATTCAGGTTTAATTCAAACACATTATCCCGTCAGTCATCACATATCTGGTGCTTCCATCTACTTTAAGCTTTCACCTTGGAAAGGACAGGCTGATTAGATCATGCTACAACAGTGAGATGCTGCAGAGGCTCACTTACCATCCCATGACACAAGTAGAGaccacaaacacattaacatCAAACTCAACCCAGAATCTACATCTATAGCAATCATGCAGCAACAGGTCTTCTTCTGAAGCGATGCTGCAAGCATAAAACTACTATATTTTTAAGCTTGCAAACTATATTGCGAAGTCAAGCTGTAGGCAGGGACTGGCACCTCTAACACTTACAGATagttaatatttaattttaagtgcgagggcaaggagaggATGGAAAAGAAAATAGGATGTATTTTGTGTTGCTAGGTGTCGTTGCCTCAGCTGTATCATTATCACCATCTGGAGGTTTAcccaccttgtttttttttttcctctacatTGCAAGCTGCGTGAGCTTTAAGCAGATGAAATGGCTCCTGCAGGGAAGCACTACTCAAAAGTAAAAAGCCTGCTTGGACTGCTGTGTTTTGTTACCAGACGGGCTGCTGCTGGCCTTGGCACTGACGGATGCTCCTGTGCTCGGGCTGTTACTATCCACAGGCCTTGATCCAGCAGAGCTAGCAGGAGCACTGTTTCCCATGCAGCTCTCTGATACAACAGCCTGTGGCGGACGTCGAGGCTGCGTGCATTGCGGTTCAGAGAGAGGGTGACACTGGTGAAAATGGGCAAAGTACACAGGGTGGCATTGCCCTCTGAAACACAGgtgaactgttttgtttttcaacctTCATGATTTGCATGACAAGTTGGATAGGTTTTGCGTTGCTATTGCAGATGTAGTCAAAGGATTAAGGTTAAAAGAGTTAttgagtaaaaaaaattaaaaaaaaacgtgaTTACAGACAGTACAACCTGTTGATGTAAAACTAATAAGAATTCCCATTAAATTAAATCGTAGTGTATGTTAATATGTCTCCTGTGTTCTAGTGATATGCTAATGAGATTTACATCCAGTCTGATGGTACAAATAGCCAATGAAccttcagggtatttttgtttTCTAGAGCTAAAACAAGTAGTTGGTTCATCAATTAGTCGACAGAATATTAATGAGCAGCATTCATTTAAgctattttaaagaaaaaaagaggccaAAATTAACTGCGCACAGTAAATAATAGGGATAAAATATAAGAAAACAGTGGAATATGCCCCTCATATTATCCCAAAACCCAAATCTGCATATTTAAATTGCTTGTTTAGTCTGAGAAACAGCCCAAACCCCAAATACATTcagtttaaaaacagacaagactAAGAAATACAGCACAGTGACGTTTGTGTTGACGTCAACTGAATGAAAATATGTGATGTTCTAGTGTTATGCTTATAAGATGAGGTCTAATTGCACTAGTGCAGTGAGATATGTCATTTTATACATTAGACAtttagtatagtatagtaacGTTACACTCCTGCTCAGCGCGCCCCGCCTCCCATCACATCAGGGATGGTCTACGTGCTCAGGGAcagatacacactcacacacaggcaaTGACACTGCTACCATAATGATTCATCACCTCCATTTACACTCATCAAACATAAAATAACAGGGTGTGTTGATGTAAACCGAGAGCAGAGGCCGCAGACTCTTCTCTGTGCACTTTCATCCTTGAAGGTCATCATTTTTGCGCACTTCCTGTTGCGTATTTCGACAGTAGGTTAAAATATGCaactttaaatgaataaaataccCCAAACTGAGGcaactttaatgtgtttttgtcgAAGGAGACGACGACAGAGGAGCAACAAGTACCAACGGTTGCTGTTAATTAACGGCAACTTAGCTAGGAGGAAACGTTAGCTTTAGGTGTAGAGCAGCATCACCTCTCTCCATCATCAATATTATCATCTTTTTATAATCAGTAACACATGAGGAGTGTATAAAGGTGTCGTATTGATAAAGTCAGAGTGAATTCTTACCTGCTGATGGGTGTCTGGGCACAGAGAGAGCAGGTGAGCAAGGTGCGGAGGATGCGGAGCGGTctcctgtttcactgctgcagcgCAACGTGACCCTTTACAAAACCCTCGAGCCGGGGGCGGAGCCTTCCTCCGCGCAGGCGCAGGGCAGCATCATAGCTCAGTTAGGTTGCAGCATGATTCTGCATCTTTGTAGCACGAGAACGTAGCATCGTACGTGATGGAGGACCTGTATGTGTTTTTGAGAGTGTTGCAGGGAAGTACTATGTCTAATCAACAGTCAAACATTAAGACACATGTTTGTTAAATAGCATCAACATAAAGGAAACAACTGTGATAATAATATGTATAAACATGATGCACTGCCCTGTAACTTCTAGCTGGAAATCAGTCTGGGCTTTTTACAACAAATGTTTAGGCAACAATAAAGTTAGTGAAGTGTGTTATAAAATCATAAACTAAATCTATCCAACAAATCACTTTTTAGGCAAATATAGAAGCAATCTGTCTGAATCCTGTGTACTGTGCTGGCACAGAAAcaattatacatttattttatgaatgcATTTATGTAAAATTCTTCTGGACTGATGTTGAACTTTTCTTTAAGCTAAGATTAATTTACAGAGAAAAGATGTAACTTCTTATTGTGGAGAAAATGATATGGAAAGAGgctatttattttgaattttctcattttatatGGTAAGCTTCTCATCCATAAATGCAAATTGTCTAAAAGGAAGACCAATATCAACCACTTCAAGCATGAACTAAACTGTGCtttgaaacattaaaaatcagAAACTGACAAATCAGAAAGCCATCAGAACTATGGTCATTTACAAGGCCTTAAtaacctctttttttctttttctttttttaattttcaagtGTATATATATCCCTTTTGATCTTTGGTCTTCTAGTTATTAATTGTTTTCTTCTgtcattcatttaatttgaatACAGGATGTTAAAAAAGGGGgaacagaaaaaatacaaaaagttttatgcaacttttaaaaataaaaactgcttATTGACTATCATACAGTGCCAGGCCTCAAATGAAACAGCCTCAAAACTATGTGCAAATGATTTTTATAAGCACAAGTTTGGCTTTTTTCCCCTAAAATATGTCCAATCCAgaaaatccattaaaaaaaattacccaTATATTAATAGATGCCCTGGAACAGGGTCAGATCATGAGAGTCGCCTTAAGATGGACAACACCAAGTAAAAAAATCCCAGAAGGCCAAAACCACCTGGCTCAGAACTGTGACACTGGAGTTGGAAAGATGAAACTGTCATGGAGAGACGCGCAACATGCTGCCAAGGACTGAATGCAATGGAAAGAGCTCATTGAAGCATTATCTCCCATGGGGGATGAAGAGGAATAAGTAAGTAAGTCAAGTAGTCAATAGATGCTTATAATGGTGAAAGTCATATAAGGATTATAGGATACTTGCACATGTGATTAATGAATAAAAACTTAAATTCTATCAGGCCACGTTGAGAAAAAGAGATGGAAATATTTTTATAACTTGTGAGCGGAAATCAAAATAACTAGGACTTAGCACTCTCGAGCAGCTGTGTAGTGGAAGGTATACGCAATTTACAGCTTATACCCGCTTCTTTTTCTGGCTGGAATATATAGGATAGTATACCCACTTTTTCATCTACCTCGCACACCCATCTCATTAACTATCACGATACCACTGCAGTTCAGTAGTGGACCACATATTTTGGTATATGAATGTAGAAATGTATGTATATAGAAATGTAGTTAAGTAGAAGTACACACTTAAGTAACTGTCGACTGCTGATAGTGTACAAATGTCATTCGTTAACCAAACATAAGCATGCAACGTTTCTGCAGAAACAACGTGGGGTGACTGATAGGAAAAGTGAAGcaatgtctttctttctttctttctttctttctttctttctttctttttctttctttcagctaTCTCACGCAGACAAAATATCCAAATCAGCAGGTGGCTGTACAGGAAGTTTAATATTCCATCTGTGCTACATGGTAAttacaaaaatacattataacagaacatatAACATCAAATAgcatccaaaatatcatataAACTTTATAAATAGGAATTTATAAATAAGCATTTTGGTGACAAAAAAAGCAAGCTGAGGATCACATGTGTGAGGCATTCTGGGTACACATCAGGGCATATTTTACAAAATCATAATATAGTCCGATGGTCAGGTAAGTGCATGGAGGTGTGATTACTGGCTAGGGTTACGGCAGCCTTGGTCAATAGAAAAAGCCCTGTATCTATCAAAATGTTAACTGGAGGTAAACAATGCTGCTGCTGATTCAACCTTTACAGTCCGAGCTCAGATCTGCACAGCTGGGCGCCATCTTAGAGTCAAAATCAAGGCCGACCTGGGAAAACCAGCGAGTGCTCCCCTGAGTCGCAGGTTGGAAATGATTCATACTAAAGCAGACGTCGAAGGCGTATTCATCTTTGTCGGACGTTGTGATGACTTTAAGTAGTACAGGTCAGGAGGAGAGACGTTTCTGCTGCTATAGAATTTAGGCAGTAAATGTCAAGTCAGGGAAAGGTTAAACTGCAGCGTTAACAAAGGTACAGAAAATGTTTCATAGTAAATCACAGCATAGTCACTCAGAAAATGAGGCAAGAGTTTCTTTCATACACTTCTGCCAAAACTGTTTATAATCAACATGAAAATAAAGGCAGAAGTGCAGAAACACACTCATTTTGTTCAAGGGGGTTTGGATACTTTCTACATAtctacataaaaacaaaacatgtgcaTGACTTTTCCATGATGGGTGGATTTGATAGCCAAGTATTAACAGGGCAGCCATGACCAGTCACTTGTAAACTATAGATGGACAATAGTGCAATCTTTCTTGCACAAAAGTTGAGCAAATACAATAGGCTTGAAAAGGTGCTCATTGGAGAAAGgcaaacaagtaaaaaaaaagcaaaaaattgTGTTCGGTACATCACAAAAACCCCAACATAAAACTCGCCAATACAAGTGGGGGGATGGTGTtctcaaatgtggcttaaaCAAATCATTCCTCTCTAAACTAAAGGTCAAACTTAATCATAATCAGCTACTGGCTCTACTGAATAAGACATTTTACAAGGCGCACCACACCTGTGTGTAAGGGTGAAAAAGTGTGCAGAAATACATACATTTAGGCCTTTAATTTTAGTGTGTTTGTAACCATACTGTAGACTCAAAGTCCGTCACACAAACACTTCTCTGCGTGGGCCTTTTCCCTGAGCAGGCTGCAGTGGGAGAAGCGGGCCGGGGAATGGTGCAGCTGTGTTGGTTTGTGTGCTGGCGTCCAGCTGTGTGTCCGGCGTGGCAGGAGGGCTGAGGAAGGAGTCGTAGTCGAAGCCTTTGAGAGGCTGCAGAGACAAAGTGAGGCCTCGTCGAGCTTTGGCAGCTCGGTCTGGTCGCTCTCTCAGCTCCAGAATCACCTGGGGAAGTGACGAGAAAAATAATACTGAATATTTTTCCACTAATCTGACTCATGTTTGAAACTGGCTACATCTGTATGTTCACTGGTTACCTCCACAGGCTGGCGCTGCAGCAGGGCGAGGTCAAAGGTTGTTCCCCGGAAGAAGGTCTGGCGTTTGAAACGATCAAGGGTCCTCAGGCGGCGGCAGGGAGTCTTGCACAAAAGCTGGAGAAACGTGTGAAGGTCGTGTTACTACATCAAACTAACCCAACTGGGCAACAATTCTGAGGTGTAGATTTTAATGTCTTGTAGCAATATGATTACATTTTTACCTCTGTTATTAGCAAGGCCAGTGGAGAGCTGAGGGTGAGAGGCATTTCATAGGGAAAACTCCTCACTTTCCTCAGCATGCTGCAGTGGTCTTGTTCAGGGGGCATGGGGAACTGAGGAGAGTTTGAAGTACATGAACAGAAATAAATCAGGGTGtttgatttaaatttaaaaggATAGCTTTTAGACTTTTACATGGCAAAACATAAGGCATCTTATGACTAGATTTAAGAACACTTTGAGTCCTTGACATCACTGAATGTAAAAATACCTCCTAAAGAAAGCACCACCTCCTTTTACAGCAGGTACGTCACTGAATGAATGACTGTGAGTAATATCTTCTCATCATGCAGGACACGTCAAGCCTACCGGCAACAAGCTCTCACCTTCCCAGTGACCAATGAGAAAAGCAGAATTCCCAGCGACCACCAATCAGCTGCGTGGTTGTAGGGCCCACCACTGAGCACCTCTGGGGCTGCAGAGCAGACAGAGCATGCTCAAAGCACAGGATGTACTATATGTTTGTACAGTAATATATTCACTTCGTAGAATAATAGTGCACACAGTGTGAGTATGTTATTATGCCTCAGCATCTGCAGATCACTGCTCTGTAGATAAACATATCAAAGGATGTGGTGGAATATTTCTCACCCATATACTGGATGGTTCCACAGATGGTAAAAGCCCGGCCTCCTCGCTCCAGGCGACGGGACAAACCAAAGTCAGCTAAGCGGAGGTGTCCTAGAACAGACCATTTTCTCTACATCATTATACACACATGGCATGACATTCTTCTTACCGATGCAGTTACAAATATCTAAATATTCCCATCATAATCTGATCTCATTAGTGAATGTAATTGGATGCAAAGGCTGCTCCCTCTCAGTGCTAACAGATGTTTGCATTAATGTgtactgactgacagctgtgcaGTTTCAGGATGCTCTCTGGAAGGTTCTCCTGCACACCAGAGCtatgctgctctctgctggctTCTACTCACCATTGTCTGTAAGCAGGATGTTCTCCATCTACAAACAGAGCCAAAAAGACTGAATTACACACCCATCCATTTTCCCCAATGTACtaaatttaatgttttgagaaaaataatcctttgtcagttttttcctgaaccttggatttcttttttgtttgtaattaaaatgttttattgcatttttaaatgaaaatcgttaacaaaataacacaacaatccaaaacaaaaacaaacaggcagGAAATTGTTTTCATTAATGCAACATGTCAGTTAAAAGTGTCCTAGACCACATCATCAGCACCTTTACGTGACCAAATTCTTCCCTCCtgacatactgtacatctgCTGAAACTGTCCCATTGGTCATTAACCATATAATTTTTCCAGTTTAATCTTCCCAGAGTCTTTCTACATTTAGTAGTTTCCATCATTTCAACTATCCAGATATTCATTGTCAAAGTTTTAGGTTAAAAGGCCAGTTTTCAATCTtccaaatacaaatttatttgaATTTGGCACTACACTTCTGTCACTAAGGAGACATAGTCTTGGCAATATACACAAATGCATCAATGGACTGACTGAACAAACTATAATTAACAATGTGTGTTGAcaaatttggattttttttatgttaatgagCAGACCTACTCTGAACTGGCAGGGAAAAAACTATAAAAGAAATCCATAAAGTTTCAAGCACTCAGTGTGTAGAGTATGTATACTCAGAActacacaatttattgtttagtAAGATAAAACCAAATAtagaggtgtttttttttccagcagtgagGATGCACAAAGATTGCTGAGTTGGCTGTTACGAAACATGTAAGTAGGGCAGTTTCGTAGAGAAAACCTGGGAAACATGGAAAAAACCCTTTATCAGGATAAACCTCAGGCCTGTGGCATTTTTTCTGTCTCCTGCTATTTACTATAATGCACAGTAGACGTGTATACATTCTGTTTGAATTGATGTTTTGCACTTGATTTTCTATCCTTGTTACTGGACAATGTCTTGTGAGCAGTGCCTTGGAATCTCAAGTTGATGGATGTGCAAAATGTTTGGCATGACAATCAAAACTAACTTTATTACGTGTTAAGTAAAGGCTGATGTTATCTAAAGTCTCTGTTAAAAAGACTGTAGATACCATCATCACCACAAAATAAATGGCTATTTTTGTCCCTGTCTTACCTTCACATCCCTGTGGATGATCCCAAAGTCGTGCAGAAAGCCtgcaaaaacacagtgaaaaagAGCAAACATATAAAAATCAACCATGCTACAATGCTCAAATCCTACGAGCATATTTAAAACCCATGACACTGCTTTGCTGCTGTGGGACATCCTTTCAAAGTTCATCTCTTTTTAATGAGTCCTCTTCTTATAATTACTTCAAATTAAATACAGGTCAGAAACCTTCCTGTATTCACTTCTGATCTAATTGGGATATTCAAGTCATAAAGACAGACTTTTAATATGTAAGTACTCACCGAGTGCACATCCCAACTCTGCTGCAAACACTCTTACTGTGTCCTCTGTGAACTGACCAATCATCTGCCAGTAAGTGTACAGGTCTCCGGTGCTGCAGTAGTCACACACTGCGGGAGTAGGGACAGCATTAAAACATGCCTATGTCATGTAATGTGCGGTGTGGGGGGTAGTGAAGGTCAGCGGGATGTGGAGCACACACTGGTGAAAGATTTTAGGAGAGAGGAGGTGAGAACAGTGTAAAACAATATTCCTCTACAAACCAAAGTAGATTTACTGTTGTCAATCTGCCGAGGGCACAGCtttaaaagataaagataaaaaaaagtggGTTGGCGTGCAAGAGTAAATAGGTGTGTGCCTAGAATGATGGATCATCCCTCTCTACCTAGAGATGGAGCGATCTAGCCTCAAGGATCCACCCTCTGTAATACAGGTCGATGGCTTTATATAGACTTGATTTGCTCCAAATATGCCCCATATCTACATTTATGGGTTAATGATTCAGTGATGATTCATTGTTTAAGCAAGCAGGGACGTCCTCTCTTCTGAATGTGACACGTGTTCCTGTTGAGCTGCAGCAGCGTCCAACATCTGGTCCCCGGGCTAACTTTGCTCTCCTTTCACAGGGGGTGGGGTAGCAAACAAACTGGGTCACACTTTCTGAGTCAGTGGCTGATTTGGAAAAAAGGGCAAATGCtctggaggagaggaaaaggggGCAAAACAGATACAGGATGCACAGGCAGTGGTTGATTGGGGTTGTAGGGGTCTAAGTCTGTAGGCAAAACAACCAGAATAAAGAGACTTAATTGGAAATCTCGTGTTCTAGGTGTTGGGTCAGGGTTTGGATGGGACTTCCAGGGTTTAGGTGAGGAAGGTGGAGTGAGGGGTTTTTGGATAGTGGATTTGGGTTGGATTGGTCTCTGTCTGACTCACTAATGTAGAGGTGGCGCTGAGTCTGCCAGCAGTCCTCAAGGTCATGGACAAATGGGTGGCGAACCTGACGCTGCGGGCAAAGGTCCAAGATCAACCTGAAAAATCTCAATTTTGGCCACTGATCAAATAAAGATCTATACTTTTCTCTGCACTGGGTCTAACTAGTTTTCTGAGGATGACTTTACTTACAACCTCAGTCCTTGTTGGTGAAATTCAAAAACTTAAAATTAGCATGTTTGGAATTAGACTCGAAATTGTGTAAATTTAATCATCACAGATGCATTATTTTTAAGGGAAGagcaaataaaaatacctaAATAGTTTATAACCTCCTCATACAAATGAGAGTGTGACCCACAACATATCAGATAAAGTGTAAATCTATTCAAGGTTCAAGTTTTACCTTAAGTTAATTTACACTGATGGAACTGAGTTTCATACAGTTAATAATGGTATTGTATAATAGCACATCATCTGCATATAGAACTTAGATACAGCTTAGATAACCTAGTATTTTGATCCTCCGTTGTTTTTCTATTAAGGATAATGCTACGTCAATAAATCCTGAAACACATATACATAGTAAGGTTTCCCTAACTATGCAAAATATTGATTATTGTATGAAAGGTGTCTCAGGTATACTGATGACTGATGAATCTGTGTGCTGTATTTGCTATTTCCAAAACCTTGTCTTTTCAGAGATATTGATGTCTAAAAACTTTCAAGGTTCATTTTTTTCTATCTACAAATTCACAATGATTTTCAGGGCCTGTTCTCAATACTCACCTGAACAATAACTTCTTCTTTTGACTGCTCCAACACCCCGAGTCTTAGGATCTCTGATTTAGGTATAACCTGTTAGACGACAAAAATACATAGATGAAAAAagacttcacagaaacccaaGGGATTTGACTTGCACATATTATATcatacaatgacattttatgacaacaATGTCATTGGTGTGTGGATGTTAAAAGCCTCTGACTACATTTCAAATGACAAGTCCTAGTTTGATTGCTAAAAGGAACTTTTTTAGTAAGCAGGCATGGTCTTTAAAAAGTTTTGCCTGCATATAACATTCTATATTTCGTCACTTTCAACTGTCTGACTTGCAACTTGCAGATACTTCTCTGAAATCATAAACTGGCTGTTCATTCATGGCTCAGTCTCATGGCTAGGGCTATTTCCATAACGCTGTGTCAGCCCTAGAGAAAAGTCTGGAAGCACTCATTATCATCATGGTATTGGGGAAAAACGCtgcaggttgtttttttatctctaaaccaatcacaatcatcttGATCGGCACTAAGTGCAGGATGCAGCGAACAGTGCCCTTGCAAAACAGTCGCAAGCAGATAGTGAAAGGGGAGGAGAATACTGCATGAAATAGCCGGCCAATGGCAGGTTTGTAACTGCTCTCCATCCGCTGAGTCAGACTCTTCATGGCTTGgatcaaacaaataaacacatttaaaatgtgagACTGAAGCAGATGACTCACCTTGACAgcatatgttttctgtttggtcTTGTCCTTCACTTTAAGAATGGGTCCAAATGAACCTTTGGCGATGTAACTCAACACCTGAtggaataaaaaatatttacggagacaaagacagagagcaaTCGATAGAAAACACCAGACAGACGAGGTGGAGAGGTAAAAATAGTCCAAGTAATGCATTATCGAATCACATCAAGCCTCAGATGCTGTTTGTGTCTATGATGTAATTGAGGTGTACCTGAAAGTGTTCGTGTCCAGGCACAGTTCTGTGGGGGAATTCGGGCAGGAACATGGTAATGAAGGCCGGCAAGCTCCACTCTGCCCTCAGCTTTCCTGGACCAACTCCTGCCAACCTCAGGACGTGGTCTGGAATGTCGGGGGTCTTGCCTTGGAGCATTCGACGCTGGCCCAGACGCAGCGCAGGTGGGGCCAGGCGACAGAGGCCTGCTGGGATAGACAGACCCATGCTGGAGAGGAAGCCACGCCATCCAGATGAGAAGTCCTCATCCTCCTGGCCTTCAGCGGGCCTCTGTTGGGGAGACAGGGGGGAAAGGGATGCACCAAGAAGCATAATGGCGCAGGTTAGTAGATGGTGCTGCAGGTGGAACACAACTTTATGGATGTCAGTGAACATGCTGTCTGggatgtcattaaaaaaacactttcatgggccgtcggtggcttagtggataaagcaggcaccccatatacaaggctgttgccgcagcggcccgggttcaactccagcctgtggccctttgctgcatgtcactccctctctctctcccccttt
It encodes the following:
- the rskrb gene encoding ribosomal protein S6 kinase-related protein translates to MGADGSKNRKRPAEGQEDEDFSSGWRGFLSSMGLSIPAGLCRLAPPALRLGQRRMLQGKTPDIPDHVLRLAGVGPGKLRAEWSLPAFITMFLPEFPHRTVPGHEHFQVLSYIAKGSFGPILKVKDKTKQKTYAVKVIPKSEILRLGVLEQSKEEVIVQRQVRHPFVHDLEDCWQTQRHLYIMCDYCSTGDLYTYWQMIGQFTEDTVRVFAAELGCALGFLHDFGIIHRDVKMENILLTDNGHLRLADFGLSRRLERGGRAFTICGTIQYMAPEVLSGGPYNHAADWWSLGILLFSLVTGKFPMPPEQDHCSMLRKVRSFPYEMPLTLSSPLALLITELLCKTPCRRLRTLDRFKRQTFFRGTTFDLALLQRQPVEVILELRERPDRAAKARRGLTLSLQPLKGFDYDSFLSPPATPDTQLDASTQTNTAAPFPGPLLPLQPAQGKGPRREVFV